The proteins below come from a single Phaseolus vulgaris cultivar G19833 unplaced genomic scaffold, P. vulgaris v2.0 scaffold_128, whole genome shotgun sequence genomic window:
- the LOC137817543 gene encoding probable beta-1,3-galactosyltransferase 3 isoform X2 produces the protein MSESSGRSRYLMVVGINTAFSNRKRRDSIREKRKKLEEEKGIIIRFVIGHSATSGGILDRAIEAEDKKHGDFLRLDHVEGYLELSAKTKTYFATAVNLWDADFYIKVDDDVHVNIATLGQTLVRHRSKQRVYIGCMKSGPVLSQK, from the exons ATGAGTGAATCATCTGGTAGGAGTAGGTACCTAATGGTAGTAGGAATCAACACTGCTTTCAGCAACAGAAAAAGAAGAGACTCAATTC GTGAGAAAAGAAAGAAGCTAGAGGAAGAGAAGGGCATTATCATCCGATTTGTAATTGGTCATAG TGCCACATCAGGGGGTATCCTAGACAGAGCTATTGAAGCAGAAGATAAGAAGCATGGAGATTTTCTGAGACTG GATCATGTTGAAGGATACCTTGAATTGTCAGCAAAGACAAAGACCTACTTTGCTACTGCTGTTAACTTATGGGATGCTGACTTCTATATCAAAGTTGATGACGATGTTCATGTAAATATAG CAACACTAGGACAAACTCTAGTGAGACACCGATCAAAACAACGGGTGTACATTGGATGCATGAAATCTGGGCCAGTTCTTTCTCAAAAGTGa
- the LOC137817543 gene encoding probable beta-1,3-galactosyltransferase 3 isoform X1, which produces MSESSGRSRYLMVVGINTAFSNRKRRDSIRETWMPQGEKRKKLEEEKGIIIRFVIGHSATSGGILDRAIEAEDKKHGDFLRLDHVEGYLELSAKTKTYFATAVNLWDADFYIKVDDDVHVNIATLGQTLVRHRSKQRVYIGCMKSGPVLSQK; this is translated from the exons ATGAGTGAATCATCTGGTAGGAGTAGGTACCTAATGGTAGTAGGAATCAACACTGCTTTCAGCAACAGAAAAAGAAGAGACTCAATTCGTGAGACATGGATGCCACAAG GTGAGAAAAGAAAGAAGCTAGAGGAAGAGAAGGGCATTATCATCCGATTTGTAATTGGTCATAG TGCCACATCAGGGGGTATCCTAGACAGAGCTATTGAAGCAGAAGATAAGAAGCATGGAGATTTTCTGAGACTG GATCATGTTGAAGGATACCTTGAATTGTCAGCAAAGACAAAGACCTACTTTGCTACTGCTGTTAACTTATGGGATGCTGACTTCTATATCAAAGTTGATGACGATGTTCATGTAAATATAG CAACACTAGGACAAACTCTAGTGAGACACCGATCAAAACAACGGGTGTACATTGGATGCATGAAATCTGGGCCAGTTCTTTCTCAAAAGTGa